The Streptomyces achromogenes genome window below encodes:
- a CDS encoding alpha-L-fucosidase — MSSRRMTRRTFLGAAGVASAATALPIVPGFSGFLSQAAAAETQTNLTNMVDMRFGMFNHFSLGTFTNQEWAEPNQSPTLFAPPSVNCAQWADAAAAAKMSYGILTTKHHDGFALWPSAHGTQNVANSSYKQDVVRAYCDAFRAKGLKVGFYYSIWDRTFGVEAWESRHNVTGLEITDAIQPGDMTFILGQITELLTNYGTIDMFMTDGYAWQMGQQAVSYQRIRSLVKQLQPDCVMIDIGGLSEPFLSDAIFFEEPLGVTAPAGNTYAGMQGQTISNGWFWHPSTPTEGLMSKAAVLSHLADLEPKYTSFILNCPPNRNGLLDTNIVNRLAEVGAAWSPDTSRPPLPTQPLRAEHPLTPVAAYATAFRTGEGPLNAIDGLSDVRYETCWSTWGLSSPLPNALTIDLGGVWSNVSTLEYLPKQWNRNDSTDGDITSYTIHTSTDGTNFTQVATGTWAGNRKTKVVEWPARNVGFVRIQANAATGGYANVGGIRIGGRTAKPALVSKVLPGDGTVYRLVNRNSGKVADVSGNGTANGTNILQWPWLNRNNQKWTFASTGDGYYEIKGVSSAKLMEVAGLSRDDGGNVAIYADSDVPQQHWAVTPTGDGYYFLINRYSGLCLGVDEGSTADGANIEQQPYTSQTRQQWQIVPS, encoded by the coding sequence ATGTCCTCACGAAGAATGACTCGTCGTACGTTTCTCGGCGCTGCGGGTGTGGCTAGCGCCGCGACCGCCCTGCCGATCGTCCCCGGCTTCTCCGGCTTTCTGTCGCAGGCGGCCGCCGCGGAAACACAGACCAACCTGACCAACATGGTCGACATGCGGTTCGGCATGTTCAACCACTTCAGCCTGGGCACGTTCACTAACCAGGAGTGGGCCGAACCCAACCAGAGCCCCACCCTTTTCGCTCCCCCGAGCGTCAACTGCGCACAGTGGGCCGACGCGGCGGCCGCCGCGAAGATGAGCTACGGCATCCTGACCACCAAGCACCATGACGGCTTCGCCCTGTGGCCGAGCGCCCACGGCACCCAGAACGTCGCGAACAGCTCCTACAAGCAGGATGTGGTGCGGGCGTACTGCGACGCATTCCGGGCGAAGGGGCTGAAGGTCGGGTTCTACTATTCGATCTGGGACCGCACCTTCGGCGTCGAGGCATGGGAGAGCCGGCACAACGTGACCGGGCTCGAAATCACCGATGCCATCCAGCCCGGCGACATGACCTTCATCCTCGGTCAGATCACCGAGTTGCTCACCAACTACGGCACCATCGACATGTTCATGACCGACGGTTACGCCTGGCAGATGGGGCAGCAGGCCGTCTCCTACCAGAGGATCCGTTCGCTGGTGAAGCAACTGCAGCCGGACTGCGTCATGATCGACATCGGTGGGCTGTCGGAGCCTTTCCTCAGCGACGCGATCTTCTTCGAGGAGCCGCTCGGGGTCACGGCGCCGGCCGGCAACACCTACGCCGGAATGCAGGGGCAGACCATCAGCAACGGCTGGTTCTGGCACCCCTCCACCCCGACCGAGGGGCTCATGAGCAAAGCCGCGGTCCTGTCGCACCTGGCCGACCTCGAACCGAAGTACACCTCGTTCATCCTCAACTGCCCGCCCAATCGCAACGGCCTGCTGGACACCAACATCGTCAACCGGCTCGCCGAAGTGGGTGCCGCCTGGAGCCCGGACACCTCCAGGCCACCGCTGCCCACCCAGCCGCTGCGCGCCGAGCACCCCCTCACCCCGGTCGCCGCGTACGCGACCGCCTTCCGCACCGGCGAGGGACCGCTCAACGCCATCGACGGACTGAGCGACGTCCGCTACGAAACCTGCTGGTCGACCTGGGGGCTCTCCTCTCCCCTGCCCAACGCCCTCACGATCGACCTGGGTGGTGTGTGGAGCAATGTCTCCACCCTGGAGTACCTGCCCAAGCAGTGGAACCGCAACGACTCCACCGACGGCGACATCACCTCGTACACCATCCACACCAGCACCGACGGCACGAACTTCACCCAGGTCGCCACCGGCACCTGGGCCGGGAATCGCAAGACCAAGGTGGTCGAGTGGCCCGCCCGAAACGTGGGCTTCGTGCGGATCCAGGCGAACGCGGCCACCGGCGGCTACGCCAACGTCGGCGGCATCCGGATCGGGGGCCGGACGGCCAAGCCCGCCCTCGTCTCCAAGGTCCTGCCGGGCGACGGCACCGTCTACCGACTGGTCAACCGCAACAGCGGCAAGGTCGCCGACGTCAGCGGGAACGGAACCGCCAACGGCACCAACATCCTCCAGTGGCCCTGGCTGAACCGCAACAACCAGAAGTGGACCTTCGCCTCCACCGGCGACGGCTACTACGAGATCAAGGGCGTCAGCAGCGCCAAGCTCATGGAAGTGGCCGGGCTCTCCCGCGACGACGGCGGCAACGTGGCCATCTACGCGGACTCCGACGTGCCCCAGCAGCACTGGGCCGTCACGCCCACCGGTGACGGGTACTACTTCCTCATCAACCGCTACAGCGGGCTCTGCCTCGGCGTGGACGAGGGCAGCACCGCCGACGGAGCCAACATCGAGCAGCAGCCGTACACGTCACAAACGCGGCAGCAATGGCAGATCGTTCCGTCCTGA